One genomic window of Sebastes umbrosus isolate fSebUmb1 chromosome 15, fSebUmb1.pri, whole genome shotgun sequence includes the following:
- the polr1f gene encoding DNA-directed RNA polymerase I subunit RPA43 has protein sequence MANLEHAEDDPKHVNMSGEISSSSALVVQPTSELSAPGRDPGALPFTGSIPSFSAASELLSAPYSCLVMNTHRRHVALPPMYLNKKRTGLQEELEAELLKFSQSLKGVPLAYENIRIVGQHGGIYDDSGYIHMDIQANFILFQPQKGQKLLGEVNKLGVSHAGCLVHGCFNASIPKPNLVSVETWRDAGPRIGAELEFEVTALDADTAGVLLIRGRLDRTRVQELLALGESTGVPADEKPEPPETDPKPEPTEEGEEAPEATPKKKKKKKKDKVKEEEGEEELTSAPSCQLDGDATPELNGTMNEANGDEAGEKKKKKKKKKKKEEHVKEEEEQVQLSATEVHGSDSSGYHSDKPSKKRRHETGTDVTAGISETPKSKKKRKSDIEQFA, from the exons ATGGCGAACTTAGAGCATGCAGAAGACGACCCAAAACATGTGAACATGTCCGGTGAGATCTCCTCCTCCAGTGCTCTAGTAGTCCAGCCGACCTCGGAGCTCTCTGCGCCGGGCAGAGACCCCGGTGCTCTCCCGTTCACCGGCTCCATCCCGTCGTTCAGCGCCGCCTCCGAGCTGCTGTCAGCTCCGTACTCCTGTCTGGTGATGAACACGCACCGGAGACACGTCGCCCTGCCGCCCATGTACCTGAACAAGAAGAGGACAGGTctccaggaggagctggaggccgAGCTGCTCAAGTTCTCCCAGAG TCTAAAGGGAGTTCCCCTGGCCTATGAAAACATCAGGATAGTGGGCCAGCATGGAGGCATCTATGACGACAGCGGCTACATCCACATGGACATACAGGCCAACTTTATTCTCTTCCAGCCCCAAAAAGGACAGAAACTGCTG GGTGAAGTGAATAAACTAGGAGTAAGCCACGCTGGCTGCCTGGTGCACGGCTGCTTCAACGCCAGCATCCCCAAACCCAACCTGGTTTCTGTGGAAACGTGGCGGGACGCAGGGCCGCGGATCGGAGCAGAGCTGGAGTTTGAGGTGACTGCACTCGACGCTGACACTGCGGGGGTGCTGCTGATCAGAGGACGGCTGGACAGGACCAG ggttCAAGAGCTGCTGGCTTTGGGCGAGAGCACCGGCGTCCCTGCAGACGAGAAACCAGAACCACCAGAGACGGACCCGAAACCAGAACCCAccgaggagggggaggaggctCCTGAAGCAACccccaagaagaagaagaaaaagaagaaagacaaagtcaaagaagaggagggagaagaggagctGACGAGTGCACCCTCCTGCCAGTTGGACGGCGACGCAACGCCAGAGCTGAACGGAACAATGAACGAAGCAAACGGCGACGAAGCCggtgagaaaaagaagaaaaagaagaagaagaagaaaaaggaagaacatgtgaaagaagaggaggagcaggttcAGCTCTCTGCCACGGAGGTCCACGGCAGCGACTCCAGCGGTTACCATAGTGACAAGCCAAGCAAAAAGAGGAGACACGAGACTGGTACAGATGTCACAGCTGGTATTAGTGAAACGCCAAAGtccaagaagaagaggaaaagtgacattgagcagtttGCCTGA
- the LOC119502656 gene encoding transmembrane protein 196 isoform X3 yields the protein MCGVLCARKRTGLIMILFSACCICGLIGGILNFQFVRALNKRPDSMHSIHLAAMTLACLGISSCTLSTWLTCRLASSEQQRMFLEREHSLHHSHEMTEKEILDNSSNGIPQISYNGHTTASP from the exons ATGTGCGGAGTGCTGTGTGCTCGCAAGAGGACAGGTCTTATT atgATCCTATTTTCGGCGTGCTGTATCTGCGGTCTGATTGGTGGGATCCTCAACTTCCAGTTTGTTCGGGCGCTGAACAAACGACCCGACTCCATGCACTCGATTCATCTGGCTGCCATGACTCTGGCCTGTCTGG GGATCTCCTCCTGTACCTTATCCACATGGCTCACCTGTCGCCTGGCCAGCTCCGAGCAGCAGAGGATGTTCCTGGAGAGGGAACACTCGCTGCACCACTCGCACGAGATGACCGAGAAG GAGATCCTTGACAACTCCAGTAACGGCATTCCTCAGATCTCTTACAACGGACACACCACAGCGTCACCATGA